DNA from Aggregatimonas sangjinii:
TACGATGGTTATGCATCCGTAGCATCCGCCAGAGAACAATTGGATGTACTCAACGTGCAACAATATATCGCTATCCAAAACGAGTTGGGTCGGGATTTTTCGGAATTCAGTGGAGCGGAAGACGTAGACTGGCAAGAAGCTATCTTTCGTGACGGCTTCGTTCAAAATCACAATGTTGGTGTGAGCGGTGGTGGCGAGAATGGCACCTATTACATTTCGGGGTCATTTTTAGACAACGAGGGTATTCAAAGAGCGCAAGAATTTAGCCGCTATTCGTTACGGGCGAACTCGGAATTCAGGATTGGAAAAAGATTAAAATTCGGTGAATCGCTCCAGATAAGTCAGACCGACCGTCTGACGCAAAGTGAAGGTGCATTGAATGCGGGATATAATGCCGCCTTGAATGCTCCCTATTTTCAAGTCTTTGGCGATGGTCCTTTTGGCTACAATTTTGCCAATCCTTCCACAGGGGGAGAGAATTCTAGCAACTATGTATTCCTTACCGATGAGCGGGTCAATAGCACTACCATACAAAATCGAAAGGTACTTGGCCATTTTTTCGGGGAATGGGAAATCATCGACAATCTCAAACTTAGACCTTCTATCGGTATTGATTACAACGTAGGATCTGGAGACTTTTTTCAGGCACGAACAGAACTTGTAGGTCTTCCTAATAGTACACGGCAATCACTTTTAGTGCAGTCCAGGCCGATCGAGCTTACAATTACCACGGGTGCCACGCTTTCCTACGATAAGACCATAGGCGACCATAATTTTGGTGCACTCGTAGGGGTTGAACAGACTAAATTCCGATATGATAAGGTGCGTTTGCAAGGGCGGGAGTTATTCAACGACAATTTTGCGGGTAGCGGCACCACGGTGGCCGGTGCAAATGAGGCGGATTTGTGGACGCTACAAGGTATAATAGGTCGTCTGACCTATAATTACATGGGAAAATACCTGGCCACTGTAAATGTTCGTCGCGATGCCACATCAAAATTCGCTGAGGATTACAGATCGGGCGTCTTTCCTTCGATTTCCGTGGGGTGGCGAATTTCACAAGAAGATTTCTTTGATGTAGAAGCCATAGATGACCTTAAGCTAAGGGTAGGTTACGGTGAACTTGGAAACCAAAACCTTGGCGATGGCACCCCGAACACCTTTCCTTACCTGACGACCTTGAACAACAACATATTTTATGTGGTCGGTGACGGTCAGGGCACGGTCGTAGGTCCGGCGCCAACGACATTCGCGAACCAAACCATCGGATGGGAAACGTCGAAGCAAATCGACATCGGATTGGACTTTAGCCTTCTTCAAGGAAAAATTACAGGGGTTTTTGATTATTATAAGAAAACCAATCAAGATGCCTTAGTACAATTACCACTTCCATTCTCCAGTGGATTCTTCTTACCGGCCCCAACGAATGCCGGAGAGATTACGAATTCGGGTATTGAAATCGCTATCAATTACAGAAATAAGATCGGAGATGATTTCGAATGGGGAATTGGCGGTAATCTAACCACAGTCAAGAATACGGTACAAAGTCTCGGCCCAGTAGATCAGATTATTTCCGGTGTCGGGGGTGCACAATCACACCGAACCATTGTTGGGGAAAGTTTGGGTCATTTTTATGGCTATAGAACCGACGGACTTTATCAAAACGATGCTGAAGTCGCGGCAGCTGTGCCAGATGCCAATGGTACGCCCTCGCCAGGTGATATACGTTTCGTTGATTTGAATGGCGACGGCCGTGTCGACGCGGGTGATAGGACTATTCTGGGAAGCCCATATCCCGGTTTATTCTATGGGTTGAACTTACAGGCAAATTATAAGGGATTCGACTTTTCTATGCTCCTCAGAGGCGTCGGCAACAGGCAAATTTACAACTCTTCCCGAATCGCCTTAGAAGGAATGACGGGAACCAATAACTTCAGCACGCAGGTTTTGAACAGATGGACTGCGGAAGGTACTACCAATTCGAGTTTGAATCCTAGACTAGCGGCTGGAGATCCAAACGGAAATAACCGTCTCTCTGATCGGTTTATAGAAGATGCCGATTATTTGCGTATTCAAAATGTGCAACTGGGCTACACCATCCCACAGGAGAAATTACAAAGCTGGACCGGTGACTTTGTCTCTAACATGAGATTTTTCATTAGTGCACAGAATTTGGCCACGTTTACCGGTTATACCGGTTTTGATCCTGAAGTCGGTAGGGCCCAAAGTTTTCAAAAAGGGAACAACCCATTGGCTACCGGACAGGATGACGGTCAGGCTCCTTTACCACGTATTTTACAATTCGGTTGGTCCGTTAGTTTTAATTAAAAATTGTTATTTTAAAAGATAAAAGAAGATTATGAAAACAAAAGCTTTAATTCTTATAGGAATCTTTGCTATAACGATAGTATCATGTAGCGATGAATTAGACCTTAAACCCTTGGATAGTATTACCACCGATTCGTTCTACAATACCAAAGGTGATTTCGACGGAGCAATTTTCGCAGCCTATTCCTCTATTCAGGATTTTTGGGGGACCAGCACGGAAACCTTATCCGAAAGAGGAGAATATTGGAAACTGTCAATGGTCATCACCGATGACGTTATGGCCGATCCCGTGACTGCCGCGGGAGATCAGATTTCAATAGATATCGATAACCTACAAATACGGGCGGCCGATGTCCCGTATGCGGCAGTTTACACACAAATTTACGAGGGAATATACCGGGCCAACTTGGTGCTTGAAAATCTCGATGGCGAGAATGAACTTTCCGCTGAAGACAAGACAGTACTCGGAGCGGAAGCAAAGTTCTTAAGGGCTTGGTTTCACTTTCAAGCGATGAAGATGTTCGGAACACCTCCCTTGGCTTTGGAAATTAGGACCGATATCGCGAATCTTGCCTTACCGAATGCTACGCAAGAAGAACTTTATGCCTCCATATTGGGTGATTTCGGTGATGCAGCGTCTGGATTACCGGAATCGTGGGATTCTGGAAATACTGGTCGAGCTACATCATGGGCAGCCAGATCCTTTATAGGCAAGGTAAATGTTTTCAAGGAAGATTGGGGGCCAGCGATTACCGCATTGGCCGACGTTGTCGATAACGGACCTTACAGCCTTGTTTCCACCTACGAAGAGGTATTCTCTTTTGCCAACGAAAACAATTCCGAATCGATTTTTGAAGTTCAATACGGCGGGCCGCAGTCAGATGACAACCTTTGGGTATTCGACGACACCCACTCTGAAAACTTCAAGGCATCACAAGGGACAGGAAGGGGCTGGTATTGGGATGCTGGTAACGGTGCACCTGCAGGAAAATTGGGTTGGTGGGCTCCAACACAGGATTTGGTCGATTCTTTTGAGGACGGTGATGAAAGAAGAAACACCATACTTTATCAGGAAGGCGATACGTACTACACCTATGGAAATGGGCAAACGGTCGTAGACTATGAGACCGACTGGTCATCTACTAATTATACATTGAAAAAGTATAGAGGAGAAACAAACACGGTTCCCGGAAATCACGCTCCCAACGGTCAGGCCGATTTCAATAATGAACGATGGCTGCGTTTCGCAGAATTAAAGCTGTTGTATGCCGAGGCACTTATACGAGGCGGTGGAGATTTGGATATCGCGGAAGAGCAGATAAACGACATCCGAAATAGAGCCGGGTTGGATGATTTGGAAGATGGTGAGGATTTGCTTTCGGCGATGATCCAAGAAAAGAGAATCGAGTTGGCTTTTGAACCTCACCGATGGTTCGATATCGTACGTTGGGATTTAGGGCCGACGATTTTCGGCAGTGCTTGGAACGATAATTACAGAGTATTCCCTTTCCCGCAGTCCGAAGTGGATCGCTCGCAGGGTCTTTTAACCCAAAATCCAGGCTATTAAAATTCTCTATTTTTTTAAGTATTCGGTTTTCTTAGACCAGAGGGAATCCAATCTATTTTAACTGATTGGATTCCTTTTCTTTCCTACCAAGGTATTATATTCGTTTATGCCTGTTACTAAACATATGATGCGGCTCCACAGCCTGCTTTTTTCCTTGCTATTCGTTGCACTTATGGGCTGTGATAATTCGCCAAGCACATTATTCGATGAGTTGTCCCCTGAAGATACCGGCATTACCTTTGCCAATACCTTAACCCTAGATGGCGACCCTTCGGTATTGGAATTCGAATACATGTACAACGGTGCCGGAGTTGCCGTTGCAGACTTTGATTTAGATGGCTTACAGGATATCTATTTCATCGGAAATATGGTCAGCAATCGACTGTACCGGAATCTTGGGGAGTGGAAATTCGAAGACATTACCGAATCGGCCAATGCAGGATCGACCGATTGGTCGAACGGCGTTTCGATTGTGGATATCAATCAAGATGGCTATCCCGATATCTATGTGTCTAGGGGCGGCCCAAGAGGTGCTAGCGCTGCACAGCGGGCCAACCTTCTTTTTATCAACACGACCCAAGAGAAAGGCAGCATCAGTTTTACGGAATCCGCCTCCAAATGGGGCCTTGCCGATGAAAGCTATTCCGTTCAGGCAGCTTTCTTCGATTATGATGCCGATGGTGATCTCGATATGTATTTGTTGAGCAACGCCCTAGTCGACTTCAACAGAAATACTTCGCGCCCAAAAGACCGCACGGGCAAGGCCCCCTCGGCCGACAAACTTTTTCGAAACAACGGTGATGAAACCTTTACCGACGTTTCAATCGATTCGGGTATTCTTATCGAAGGGTTTGGCCTCGGCGTTGAAATTTGCGATTTGAATACCGACGGATGGCCAGATATATACGTTTCCAACGATTTCCTGACCGATGATTTTTTATATATCAATCAAAAAGACGGCACCTTCGAAAACGAAAACGCCTCCTATTTCAAGCATTTGACCTTCAATGGCATGGGCAACGACATTGCGGACATCAATAATGACGGCCTGATGGATGTGGTCGTGCTCGATATGCTTCCACCGGATAACAAGCGCTGGAAACTGACCATGATGGGGAATAATTATGACGAATTTCAGAATAGCATCCGCGACGGATACCAACCGCAGTATATTCGCAATACCCTACAGCTGAACAATGGCAATGGCACCTTTAGCGAAGTAGGGCAACTAGCGGGTATCTCTGCTACCGAATGGAGCTGGAGCGCCCTCTTGGCAGACTACGACCATGACGGCAACAAAGATCTTTTTATCACCAACGGCTACCGTCAGGATATCACCAATCTTGATTTTATGGTGTACGGCAACAATGTCCTCACCATGGGAACCGAAGAAGCGAACAGAAAGCAGCGACTTGAGGCCTTGAACAAGCTCTCCGGGATCAAAAAGCACAATTACATGTATAAGAATACCGGTGAGTTCAGCTTTAGCGATATCACCGAGGAGGCGGGATTCGCCAAGCCCACCTACTCCAACGGTGCCGCCTATGCTGATCTGGACAACGATGGCGACCTTGACCTTGTCATCAACAATATTGATGACCCCGCCGGATTGTACGAGAACAATGCGAGTGAAACTGCAAATGGCAATTACTTGAGATTTACCTTTCAAGGAAAGGCACCCAACCTTCAAGGATTGGGCAGTCAAGTCGAACTTTTTTACCAAGGCGGCTATCAGAAACAATATTTTACGCCGTATCGGGGCTATCTTTCTACCGTAGAGCAAGCCCTTCACTTCGGGCTTGGGGCCGTATCACAAATCGATAGTGCCAGGGTAATTTGGCCGGATGGCAAAACCCAACATTTGCCCGACATTACAACGAATAAGACAGCAGCGCTCAAATATGCGGATGCTCGTAATCCTCCACAAATGGAATCTAGCCATCCTATTACCACCCTCTTTCGGCAATTGGATAGCATCGGATTAGACTTGCCTCATCAAGAGAATGCATTTGTCGATTATAAAGTGCAACCCCTGCTGCCCCACATGCATTCCCGAAACGGGCCCGGACTGGCGGTGGCTGATACCAACAATGACGGTCTAGAAGATGTGTATATGGGCGGTGCAAGAGAACAGGCCGGAAAGCTTCTGCTGCAACAGCAAGACGGTTCCTTTGTATCCCGTGCATTCGAGGATACCGAATACGAAGATATGGGTACGCTTTTCTTCGATGCGGATAACGATGGGGATCAAGACCTCTATGTGGTAAGCGGTGGTTCTTCGCAACCTGCAAATGACTCCGGTTATCAAGACCGCATCTACCAGAACGACGGCTCTGGAAATTATACAAGAGTGGCCGCCTTACCACGTGCGCATCACAGTGGTTCTGTGGTAACCGCTGCGGATTATGACAAGGACGGGGATATAGACCTATTTGTAGGTGGCCGGGTAAGACCAGGGGAATATCCATTGGCACCGATGAGCAGTTTGCTACAGAACGAAAGTGCAAACGGGAAAATTTCGTTCAAAAATACCGAACAGGATATCCAAAAAACCTTCAATAACTTGGGCATGGTCACGGCTGCACTATGGACGGATTTTAACAACGACTCCTGGCAAGATCTTATCGTGGTAGGCGAGTTCATGCCGATTCGGTTTTTTCAAAATTTCAATGGTGAATTAAGAGAAGTCTCGAATCAAACCAATCTTAAAAACACCCACGGATGGTGGAACAGTATCAATTCGGGGGATTTTGATAACGACGGCGATACCGATTACATTCTAGGCAATCTAGGACTTAATGCCAGATTAAAGGCCAGTGCGAAAGAACCCCTTTGCATCTATGCCAATGATTACGACAAAAACGGTCGTATCGACCCCGTCATGTGTTATTATATCGAGGGAGAAAATCACATCGCACACTCCCGTAACGACCTGATCGACCAGATAAACCCTATGCGCGCAAGGTTTAGGACATATGCCGATTATGCGGAAGCCTCTTTTGAAAAGTCCTTCCTAAAGGAAGAATTGGAATCCGCTTACATTGTAAAAAGCGAGACCTTTGCCAGTGCGTATTTGGAAAATTTGGGACAAGGCAAATTCAAGCTTTCCGAACTGCCACGATGGGCACAAATTGCGCCCATCTATGGTACCTTGGTCGACGATTTTGATGCCGACGGAAACTTGGACGTACTTGCAGTAGGTAACTTTTATAGTGGAGAAGTATTTGCAGGCCAGTACGATGCCGGAATTGGGTGGTTTTTGAAAGGTGATGGAAAAGGGGGTTTTCAATCCATAGACGTCTCCGAGAGTGGTTTTTTCGTGCAAGGGGATGCCAAGAGTATGGTACAATTGGACATTAAAGGAAGGGAAGGCATTTTGACCGCGTTGAATAATGGTTTTTTAAAAACACACATCAATGAGCGAAAAATACAAGGTGATTATGACAGCAAACCAACCGATATGTACGCAACGCTCCGCTTTAAAGATGGAAGAGAACGCAAGGTGGAATTTCACAAAGGCTCGGGTTATCTATCCCAGTCTTCAAAACGATTGAAAATTCCGATCAGGGTGGCTTCCGTGTCCGTTACCGATATCAATGGGAATGAAACCGAAATTTTTCCAGTTCCATGAAGTGCCGCAAGACATCCCTTCTATTTTCAATGCTCCTTTTGGCGCTCTCCTGTGGTCAAAAAGAACCGACGCTTTTTAAATTATTGGATGCCTCCCAGACCGGTATCGATTTTAAAAATACGATTCAGGAAAATGATTCGATCAATATTTTTGAATATATGAACGTCTATACCGGGGCCGGTGTAGCCGTAGGCGATATCGATAATGACGGGCTGGTAGACGTCTATTTTAGCGGTAATATGGTTTCGGGACGATTGTACCGAAATTTGGGCAACTTCAAATTCGAGGACATCACCGAGAGTGCGGGCATCGAAAACAACCGCTGGGGAACAGGAGCGACCATGGTCGATATCAATCAGGATGGTTTGCTCGATATCTACGTTTGCGTTTCGGGGGGCTCGGCACTTGCTGAAAGAGCCAATATGCTGTATATCAATAACGGGCCTTCGGCAGATACGGGACAACCTACTTTTACCGAGAGCGCCCAACAATACGGTCTTGCCGATACTCGTCAGAGCATGCATGCGGCCTTTTTCGATTATGACAAGGACCAGGATCTGGACATGTACCTACTGGTCAATCCCGCGGCCTACGAGTACAAGGTAAACGTGAGTCAACCACGGGTGCTTGACGGCACTGCTTTAAGCAACGACCGCCTCTATCGGAACGACGGCAATGGCAAGTTCACCGATGTTTCGGTGGATACCGGTATTTTGGTGGAAGGCTATGGCCTTGGTGTAGGCATCTCGGATATCAACGACGACTCTTGGCCGGATATTTATATCTCAAATGATTTTATCGGAAACGACATCCTATACATCAATCAAAAAGACGGCACCTTTAAAGATGAAATTACCGAGCACATCAAACATACCTCTTACGCTGGTATGGGGAACGATCTTGCCGATATCGACAACAACGGTAAGCCGGACATCTTGGTCCTAGACATGCGGCCGGAAGATAACAAACGCCAGAAACTGATTATTTCCTCAACCGGCTATGACCGTTTTCAATTGATGCTCGAAGCAGGGTACCAGGCACAGTACAGCAGAAACACCCTGCAATTGAATCAGGGGATGAATACATTCAGCGAAATCGGTTTTCTGGCCGGAATAAGCAGCACCGATTGGAGTTGGAGTCCGCTCCTTGCCGATTATGACAATGACGGTCACAAAGACCTGTATGTAACCAATGGTTTTTTAAGGGATTTGGGGAATTTAGATTACATTCATTACCAAGGCATTTACGACAACCCCTTAGGTACCATTGATGCTAAAATCAAGCAAAAGCGGAATTCCATCAGGGAACTTCCAAAAGCAGATTTGATTAATTACGCATACCGAAACAAAGGAGGTGCGTCCTTTAAAAAAACCTCGGAGAAATGGGGCATTACCGAGAGGAGTTGCTCCAACGGTGCGGCCTATGCCGACTTGGACAATGATGGCGATTTAGATTTACTGGTCAACAACATTGACCGACCCGCCTTTGTTTATGAAAACCGAAGTGAAAAACAGACGGGCAACAACTTTCTCAGACTCAAGCTTCAGGGCAAACGGGGAAATTTACAAGGTATCGGGGCCAAGGTCAAAATAACTACGGCTACATCAAGCCAATTCTATCAGCATTTTTTAAGCAGGGGATACGAATCGAGTGT
Protein-coding regions in this window:
- a CDS encoding VCBS repeat-containing protein — its product is MMRLHSLLFSLLFVALMGCDNSPSTLFDELSPEDTGITFANTLTLDGDPSVLEFEYMYNGAGVAVADFDLDGLQDIYFIGNMVSNRLYRNLGEWKFEDITESANAGSTDWSNGVSIVDINQDGYPDIYVSRGGPRGASAAQRANLLFINTTQEKGSISFTESASKWGLADESYSVQAAFFDYDADGDLDMYLLSNALVDFNRNTSRPKDRTGKAPSADKLFRNNGDETFTDVSIDSGILIEGFGLGVEICDLNTDGWPDIYVSNDFLTDDFLYINQKDGTFENENASYFKHLTFNGMGNDIADINNDGLMDVVVLDMLPPDNKRWKLTMMGNNYDEFQNSIRDGYQPQYIRNTLQLNNGNGTFSEVGQLAGISATEWSWSALLADYDHDGNKDLFITNGYRQDITNLDFMVYGNNVLTMGTEEANRKQRLEALNKLSGIKKHNYMYKNTGEFSFSDITEEAGFAKPTYSNGAAYADLDNDGDLDLVINNIDDPAGLYENNASETANGNYLRFTFQGKAPNLQGLGSQVELFYQGGYQKQYFTPYRGYLSTVEQALHFGLGAVSQIDSARVIWPDGKTQHLPDITTNKTAALKYADARNPPQMESSHPITTLFRQLDSIGLDLPHQENAFVDYKVQPLLPHMHSRNGPGLAVADTNNDGLEDVYMGGAREQAGKLLLQQQDGSFVSRAFEDTEYEDMGTLFFDADNDGDQDLYVVSGGSSQPANDSGYQDRIYQNDGSGNYTRVAALPRAHHSGSVVTAADYDKDGDIDLFVGGRVRPGEYPLAPMSSLLQNESANGKISFKNTEQDIQKTFNNLGMVTAALWTDFNNDSWQDLIVVGEFMPIRFFQNFNGELREVSNQTNLKNTHGWWNSINSGDFDNDGDTDYILGNLGLNARLKASAKEPLCIYANDYDKNGRIDPVMCYYIEGENHIAHSRNDLIDQINPMRARFRTYADYAEASFEKSFLKEELESAYIVKSETFASAYLENLGQGKFKLSELPRWAQIAPIYGTLVDDFDADGNLDVLAVGNFYSGEVFAGQYDAGIGWFLKGDGKGGFQSIDVSESGFFVQGDAKSMVQLDIKGREGILTALNNGFLKTHINERKIQGDYDSKPTDMYATLRFKDGRERKVEFHKGSGYLSQSSKRLKIPIRVASVSVTDINGNETEIFPVP
- a CDS encoding RagB/SusD family nutrient uptake outer membrane protein is translated as MKTKALILIGIFAITIVSCSDELDLKPLDSITTDSFYNTKGDFDGAIFAAYSSIQDFWGTSTETLSERGEYWKLSMVITDDVMADPVTAAGDQISIDIDNLQIRAADVPYAAVYTQIYEGIYRANLVLENLDGENELSAEDKTVLGAEAKFLRAWFHFQAMKMFGTPPLALEIRTDIANLALPNATQEELYASILGDFGDAASGLPESWDSGNTGRATSWAARSFIGKVNVFKEDWGPAITALADVVDNGPYSLVSTYEEVFSFANENNSESIFEVQYGGPQSDDNLWVFDDTHSENFKASQGTGRGWYWDAGNGAPAGKLGWWAPTQDLVDSFEDGDERRNTILYQEGDTYYTYGNGQTVVDYETDWSSTNYTLKKYRGETNTVPGNHAPNGQADFNNERWLRFAELKLLYAEALIRGGGDLDIAEEQINDIRNRAGLDDLEDGEDLLSAMIQEKRIELAFEPHRWFDIVRWDLGPTIFGSAWNDNYRVFPFPQSEVDRSQGLLTQNPGY
- a CDS encoding SusC/RagA family TonB-linked outer membrane protein; translation: MEENFSKQGGLKGIGLLFVLTLLFGSQSLFAQNLITGTISDANGPLAGASVVAKGTTTGAVSDFDGNYSISVPDGVTTLVFSYVGYAPQEADINGQSTINVILSEDAEALSEVVVVGYGTQRKADLTGSVGSIGAVDIVKQPIVSPDQVLAGTISGVNITNRSGDPGAPVSVNIRGVGTLSADANPLFVIDGVPIVGTNNITVNTSSTTDSNPLASINPSDIQSIDVLKDAASAAIYGARGANGVIIITTKKGSAGDPKVTYDGYASVASAREQLDVLNVQQYIAIQNELGRDFSEFSGAEDVDWQEAIFRDGFVQNHNVGVSGGGENGTYYISGSFLDNEGIQRAQEFSRYSLRANSEFRIGKRLKFGESLQISQTDRLTQSEGALNAGYNAALNAPYFQVFGDGPFGYNFANPSTGGENSSNYVFLTDERVNSTTIQNRKVLGHFFGEWEIIDNLKLRPSIGIDYNVGSGDFFQARTELVGLPNSTRQSLLVQSRPIELTITTGATLSYDKTIGDHNFGALVGVEQTKFRYDKVRLQGRELFNDNFAGSGTTVAGANEADLWTLQGIIGRLTYNYMGKYLATVNVRRDATSKFAEDYRSGVFPSISVGWRISQEDFFDVEAIDDLKLRVGYGELGNQNLGDGTPNTFPYLTTLNNNIFYVVGDGQGTVVGPAPTTFANQTIGWETSKQIDIGLDFSLLQGKITGVFDYYKKTNQDALVQLPLPFSSGFFLPAPTNAGEITNSGIEIAINYRNKIGDDFEWGIGGNLTTVKNTVQSLGPVDQIISGVGGAQSHRTIVGESLGHFYGYRTDGLYQNDAEVAAAVPDANGTPSPGDIRFVDLNGDGRVDAGDRTILGSPYPGLFYGLNLQANYKGFDFSMLLRGVGNRQIYNSSRIALEGMTGTNNFSTQVLNRWTAEGTTNSSLNPRLAAGDPNGNNRLSDRFIEDADYLRIQNVQLGYTIPQEKLQSWTGDFVSNMRFFISAQNLATFTGYTGFDPEVGRAQSFQKGNNPLATGQDDGQAPLPRILQFGWSVSFN